One window of the Microtus ochrogaster isolate Prairie Vole_2 chromosome 10, MicOch1.0, whole genome shotgun sequence genome contains the following:
- the Nyx gene encoding nyctalopin, with product MTYVATVPELFPIFTVYGSLLIVHAVVFGLPCTRATEACLQACPAACRCRGMERGCSVHCDRAGLLRVPTEFPCEAVSIDLDRNGLRMLGERAFGTLPSLSRLSLRHNNLSFITPGAFKGLPRLAELRLAHNGELRYLHARTFAALGRLRRLDLAACRLFSVPERLLAELPALRELTAFDNLFRRVPGALRGLANLTHAHLERSRIEAVASSSLRGLRHLRSLSLQANRVRAVHAGAFSDCGALEHLLLNDNLLAALPAAAFLGLRRLRTLNLGGNKLGRVARSWFSDLAELELLYLDRNSITFVEEGAFQNLSGLLALHLNGNRLTVLSWTAFQQGFFLGRLFLFRNPWRCDCHLEWLHNWMDGLGRVADVACASPGSVAGLDLSQVVFEHSSDGLCMDPEEMNFTTSSPGPSPEPVATTVSRFSSLLSKLLAPRAPVEEVANTTWELVNGSLYDSLPSLGVEVLGCRAMFLFVSCLLLTLAQSVVFSLQRN from the coding sequence CGGTGGTCTTCGGCCTGCCCTGCACCCGGGCCACCGAGGCCTGTTTGCAGGCCTGTCCTGCGGCCTGCAGGTGCCGCGGCATGGAGCGTGGCTGCTCCGTGCATTGCGACCGTGCTGGTCTCCTGCGGGTGCCCACTGAGTTTCCCTGCGAGGCGGTCTCCATCGACCTGGACCGGAATGGCCTGCGCATGCTGGGCGAGCGGGCCTTTGGCACACTACCGTCATTGAGCCGCCTGTCGCTGCGCCACAACAACCTGTCCTTCATCACGCCTGGCGCCTTCAAGGGTCTACCGCGCTTGGCCGAGCTGCGCCTGGCGCACAATGGTGAGCTGCGCTATCTGCATGCCCGAACCTTCGCGGCGCTCGGTCGCCTGCGCCGCCTGGACCTGGCGGCCTGCCGCCTGTTCAGCGTGCCCGAGCGTCTCCTGGCCGAGCTGCCCGCCCTGCGCGAGCTCACGGCCTTCGACAATCTGTTCCGTCGCGTGCCCGGAGCGCTCCGCGGCCTGGCTAACCTGACGCACGCGCACTTGGAGCGCAGCCGCATCGAGGCCGTGGCCTCCAGCTCCTTGCGGGGCTTGAGGCACCTGCGCTCTCTCAGCCTGCAGGCCAACCGCGTGCGGGCTGTGCACGCAGGGGCCTTTAGCGACTGCGGAGCCCTAGAGCACCTGCTGCTCAATGACAACCTGCTGGCCGCGCTGCCTGCCGCTGCCTTCCTAGGCCTGCGCCGCCTGCGCACACTCAATCTGGGTGGCAACAAGCTGGGCCGAGTGGCGCGGTCCTGGTTCTCCGACCTGGCAGAGCTCGAGCTGCTTTACCTGGACCGCAACAGCATCACTTTTGTGGAGGAAGGCGCCTTCCAGAACCTTTCGGGTCTCCTGGCCCTGCATCTCAATGGCAACCGCCTCACTGTGCTCTCCTGGACCGCTTTCCAGCAAGGCTTCTTTCTGGGCCGCCTCTTCCTCTTCCGCAACCCTTGGCGTTGTGACTGCCATCTGGAGTGGCTGCACAATTGGATGGATGGCTTGGGGCGTGTGGCTGATGTGGCATGTGCCTCCCCAGGTTctgtggctggcctggacctcagcCAGGTGGTCTTTGAGCACTCCTCTGATGGCTTGTGTATGGACCCCGAGGAGATGAACTTCACCACATCCAGCCCAGGCCCCAGTCCAGAGCCAGTGGCCACCACCGTGAGCAGGTTCAGTAGCCTCCTCTCCAAGCTGCTGGCCCCTAGGGCCCCTGTGGAGGAAGTAGCCAACACCACCTGGGAGCTGGTCAACGGCTCACTGTATGACAGCCTTCCCTCCCTTGGAGTGGAGGTCTTAGGCTGCAGGGCCATGTTTCTGTTCGTCTCTTGCCTCTTGCTAACCCTAGCACAGTCTGTAGTGTTCAGCCTACAGAGGAATTGA